One genomic window of Sphingobacterium oryzagri includes the following:
- a CDS encoding GtrA family protein has protein sequence MKQKLKFNTPKSDFMLSFGKAQVSAFLGGLSDFAIYTFCLQVLGYSAHGSNVISGGLGAIVNFSINRYWAFDNKTTAIGDQLWKFVLVVLGSITLKSTGIYLLVDYLFFNPFYSKLIVEIVVSLGFNFILQKYWVFRK, from the coding sequence ATGAAGCAGAAGCTGAAGTTTAATACGCCGAAGAGCGATTTCATGCTTTCGTTTGGGAAGGCGCAGGTTTCTGCTTTTTTAGGTGGATTATCAGACTTTGCTATTTATACGTTTTGTTTACAGGTTTTGGGCTATTCGGCCCATGGCTCCAATGTGATCAGCGGAGGACTTGGCGCTATCGTCAACTTCTCGATTAACCGATATTGGGCTTTCGATAATAAAACGACAGCCATAGGTGATCAACTTTGGAAGTTTGTCTTGGTCGTGCTAGGTAGCATCACGTTGAAATCGACTGGTATTTATCTCTTGGTTGATTACCTATTTTTCAACCCGTTTTACTCAAAGCTCATCGTGGAAATAGTCGTTTCCCTGGGTTTCAACTTTATACTACAAAAATATTGGGTTTTTAGAAAGTAA
- a CDS encoding S10 family peptidase gives MKHLILSIFLAAAWSVSYAQRLPPADSAITTKHQLTTANGQRFAYTVKAGTQPVWDASGKVLATVQYSYYTRDNSNDLSRRPLVISFNGGPGSASVWMELAYTGPRLLNIDDEGYPVQPYGIKENPYSILDIADIVYVNPVNTGYSRILDEKADRKLFFGTNADIRYLAEWLNTFVTRNNRWTSPKYLIGESYGTTRVSGLALELQNAQWMYLNGVMLVSPTDLGIKREGALEKALRLPYFTAAAWYHKKLEAGLQQRDLEDLLAEVEKYTLDIFLPAIARGYTLPAAEREKIVQQVATYSALPQTVVSQNNFDISTSLFWKELMRTEGYTIGRLDSRYLGLDLRNAGERPDYNAELTSWLHSFTPAINYYFWNELNYKTDVKYNMFGPVHPWDRSNDNTGENLREAMAANPYLHLMVQSGYFDGATDYFNAKYNMWQMDPSGKLASRMSFKGYKSGHMMYLRHDDLIQATEDIREFIKKTTVKDDQPAKY, from the coding sequence ATGAAACACCTAATCCTATCTATTTTTCTGGCTGCTGCATGGAGCGTTTCTTATGCTCAACGTCTTCCTCCGGCCGACAGCGCTATTACTACTAAACATCAGTTGACAACGGCAAATGGACAACGATTTGCCTATACCGTCAAAGCAGGTACACAACCTGTTTGGGACGCCAGTGGTAAAGTTTTGGCCACGGTACAATATTCTTATTACACACGCGATAATAGCAACGATCTGTCGCGCCGCCCGTTGGTAATATCCTTTAACGGCGGACCGGGCTCCGCTTCCGTATGGATGGAACTTGCATATACGGGGCCGCGCCTGCTCAATATTGATGATGAAGGTTATCCGGTGCAGCCATACGGCATTAAAGAGAATCCATATTCCATACTGGATATCGCTGATATTGTTTACGTAAACCCCGTTAATACCGGTTACTCACGTATTTTGGATGAGAAAGCTGACCGTAAGCTGTTTTTCGGTACAAATGCAGATATCCGTTATCTTGCGGAATGGCTGAACACATTTGTGACCCGAAATAATCGTTGGACTTCGCCAAAATACTTAATTGGCGAGAGTTACGGTACAACACGCGTTTCGGGTCTGGCGCTAGAGTTGCAAAACGCGCAATGGATGTATCTCAACGGCGTGATGCTGGTTTCGCCAACGGATTTGGGCATTAAGCGTGAGGGCGCATTAGAAAAGGCTTTACGATTGCCTTACTTCACCGCAGCGGCATGGTATCATAAAAAACTGGAAGCAGGGCTTCAGCAACGTGACTTAGAAGATTTGCTAGCGGAAGTAGAAAAATATACGTTAGATATTTTTCTACCAGCTATTGCGCGTGGATATACACTACCGGCTGCCGAGCGCGAAAAAATTGTACAGCAGGTGGCTACCTATAGTGCACTGCCGCAGACGGTTGTGAGCCAAAATAATTTCGATATTTCGACCTCGTTATTTTGGAAAGAACTTATGCGCACGGAAGGATATACCATTGGGCGACTCGACTCTCGTTACCTCGGTCTAGACTTACGAAATGCTGGCGAGCGTCCGGATTACAATGCCGAACTTACTTCTTGGCTACATTCCTTTACACCGGCCATCAATTATTATTTTTGGAATGAACTGAATTATAAGACCGATGTAAAATACAATATGTTTGGCCCGGTGCATCCCTGGGATAGAAGTAACGATAATACGGGCGAAAATTTGCGTGAAGCCATGGCTGCCAATCCTTATCTGCATCTAATGGTACAATCCGGATATTTTGACGGTGCGACAGACTATTTTAATGCAAAATACAATATGTGGCAAATGGATCCAAGTGGTAAACTTGCTTCCAGAATGAGCTTTAAAGGATACAAAAGCGGACATATGATGTACTTGCGCCACGACGATCTTATACAAGCAACGGAGGATATTCGCGAATTTATCAAAAAGACCACGGTAAAAGATGATCAACCGGCTAAATACTAA
- a CDS encoding CocE/NonD family hydrolase, producing MKRLIFTTFLSLFLLFGYSQEVDEAYVKNNYTKIEEYITMRDGVRLFTSIYIPKNTDQKYPIMLNRTPYTVAPYGTDDVKAYLGNFPEMTKAGYIFVYQDVRGRWMSEGTYENIRPTRSKANGQKIDESTDTYDTIDWLVKNVQHNNGKVGMYGISYPGFYSTASLIGSHPALKAVSPQAPVTDWFIGDDFHHGGALFLMDAFRFMYSFDAPRPKPITNLDGPKGFQLPTKDYYQFFLANPTLSGLKSTYLDHTVKFWDDLAKHSVRDTFWTSRTITEHLGTVKPAVLVVGGLFDAEDTYGAFETYKKIEEHSPKNNSVLVAGPWYHGGWVRAEGDYFGDIRFGEKTSVYYRKEIELPFFEYHLKGKGKFEPAEATIYVTGSNAWKKFQQWPPVEGQQKTLFMTSDGQLRSDANASKEDNIIYHSDPNKPVPFQEGVITDRTREYMVADQRFVANRPDVLVFQTEVLSDDLTIVGPVLANLTVSMTGTDADFVVKLIDVYPDSSTATSARDEKAVMQNYQMLVRGEVLRGKFRDSYSEPKAFVPNEKTPVTVKLPDVAHTFKKGHRLMVQIQHSWFPLVDRNPNQFMDIYQAQAKDFIKNEHRLYFSKDTPSSLTFEVIN from the coding sequence ATGAAAAGACTAATTTTCACTACATTTTTATCTCTTTTTCTACTTTTTGGCTATAGCCAAGAGGTCGATGAAGCGTATGTAAAAAACAACTATACGAAAATCGAAGAATATATTACGATGCGAGACGGCGTGCGCCTTTTCACTTCCATTTATATTCCTAAAAATACCGATCAAAAGTATCCTATTATGCTCAATCGTACCCCCTATACTGTTGCACCTTATGGAACAGACGATGTTAAAGCATATTTAGGCAATTTCCCAGAAATGACGAAAGCGGGCTATATTTTCGTTTACCAAGATGTGCGTGGGCGCTGGATGAGCGAGGGAACGTACGAAAATATCCGGCCTACACGCTCTAAAGCAAATGGTCAAAAAATTGATGAAAGCACAGATACCTATGATACGATCGATTGGCTGGTTAAAAATGTGCAGCATAACAACGGCAAGGTCGGGATGTACGGCATCTCGTATCCTGGTTTCTATTCTACAGCATCGCTGATAGGCAGTCACCCGGCGCTGAAAGCCGTATCGCCACAGGCGCCCGTTACCGACTGGTTTATCGGAGATGACTTTCATCACGGTGGTGCGCTCTTTTTGATGGATGCTTTTCGTTTCATGTATAGTTTTGATGCACCGCGTCCAAAACCCATCACCAATCTAGACGGCCCAAAGGGTTTTCAATTACCGACAAAAGATTACTACCAGTTTTTTTTAGCCAACCCGACGCTTTCTGGATTAAAGTCTACCTATCTTGACCACACGGTTAAATTTTGGGACGATCTTGCGAAACATAGTGTACGCGATACTTTTTGGACAAGTAGAACGATTACCGAACATTTGGGCACCGTAAAACCAGCGGTGCTGGTCGTCGGTGGATTGTTTGATGCGGAAGATACTTACGGTGCATTTGAAACGTACAAAAAAATTGAGGAACACAGCCCTAAGAATAACAGTGTATTGGTAGCCGGCCCTTGGTATCACGGCGGTTGGGTCCGCGCTGAGGGCGACTACTTTGGTGACATCCGCTTCGGTGAAAAAACGAGTGTTTATTACCGAAAGGAAATCGAGCTTCCCTTTTTTGAATATCATTTAAAAGGAAAAGGAAAATTTGAACCTGCGGAAGCTACCATATATGTAACAGGTTCGAATGCCTGGAAAAAATTTCAGCAATGGCCGCCTGTTGAAGGCCAGCAAAAAACACTTTTCATGACGTCCGACGGGCAGCTCCGCAGCGACGCAAACGCTTCAAAAGAAGATAACATAATTTATCACAGCGATCCTAACAAGCCAGTCCCTTTCCAAGAAGGTGTCATCACCGATCGGACACGGGAATATATGGTTGCGGATCAACGTTTTGTAGCCAACCGTCCAGATGTCCTCGTGTTCCAAACTGAAGTATTGTCAGACGACTTGACAATTGTCGGTCCAGTGCTTGCGAATCTAACAGTTTCTATGACGGGTACAGATGCTGATTTTGTCGTTAAATTAATCGACGTCTATCCCGATAGTTCAACCGCGACATCCGCACGAGATGAGAAAGCTGTGATGCAAAATTATCAGATGCTGGTGCGTGGTGAAGTTTTGCGCGGGAAGTTCCGCGACAGCTACAGTGAGCCAAAAGCATTTGTACCTAACGAGAAAACGCCTGTTACTGTAAAACTACCGGATGTAGCGCACACCTTTAAAAAGGGTCATCGGCTTATGGTACAAATTCAACATTCCTGGTTTCCTTTGGTAGATCGCAATCCAAATCAGTTTATGGATATCTATCAAGCCCAAGCGAAGGATTTTATTAAAAATGAACATCGCTTATATTTCTCTAAAGACACACCGAGCTCGCTGACGTTCGAGGTTATCAATTAA
- a CDS encoding RNA polymerase sigma factor — MNQDTFKKTVFVLKDSMYRFAKRILIDEDEAYDLVQEIMMKFWQRREELATVSNIEAFAMRCVRNDAMNRLKRAKVVQLYQRNLSETAVQVYDPALTKELIHQMINALPAKQKMVMHLRDVEDYDIAEICESMDMEESAVRVNLMRARQKIKGQLQKIFDYEKRQINRNG, encoded by the coding sequence ATGAATCAAGATACCTTTAAAAAGACCGTGTTTGTTTTGAAAGACAGCATGTATCGCTTTGCGAAGCGTATTTTGATAGATGAGGATGAAGCTTACGATTTGGTACAGGAAATCATGATGAAATTTTGGCAAAGGCGGGAAGAATTAGCTACGGTAAGTAATATAGAAGCCTTCGCGATGCGCTGTGTGCGAAACGATGCTATGAATCGGTTGAAACGTGCGAAAGTCGTGCAGCTCTATCAACGTAACCTTTCGGAAACAGCGGTACAAGTGTATGATCCGGCCTTGACGAAAGAATTGATTCATCAAATGATAAATGCGTTGCCAGCGAAGCAGAAGATGGTCATGCACCTGCGCGATGTGGAAGATTACGACATTGCAGAAATCTGCGAATCGATGGATATGGAAGAAAGTGCTGTCCGTGTAAATCTTATGCGGGCAAGACAAAAGATAAAAGGACAACTACAAAAGATTTTTGATTATGAAAAAAGACAAATCAACAGAAATGGATGA